AAGACCAAGCGATCGAATTCTCTGATCTCGCGATACTCGCCGCGCACCCAATGGTCAGTGCCGTCCGGGGCACGCATGCAAAAGTTGTACTTTCCGTTCACTCGGAAGTCCTGCTCACATGTGGGCAAAGTGAAATCGTTCGGACCGAACCACCTTACAAGATGTTTCGGCTTGGTCCATGCAGCAAAGACGAGTTCAACTGGTGCATCGAAAGTGCGCTGTATGGTCAGCGTTCGTTGTTCTTGGTCGTTCATCGTTCTCATACCAGGTCCATATCAACTGTTGACAGCGGTTGGATCCATCCAGAATACCTCCCAGATGTGGCCATCCAAGTCATTGAAGCTGCGGCCGTACATGAACCCGTGATCCTCTATCGGGCGGCATTCGGTAGCACCTGCAGCAATAGCCTTATCGTAGATCTCGTTCACGGCATCCTTGCTCTCGAAGGAAAGAGCCAGCAGTACTTCGGTGTGTTTCGTTGCATCGGCGGCAGACTTCCCTTTTGGAAGGAAGCGCGTCATGCTTTTTGGCGTATGCAGCATCGCGTAGATGGTATCACTGATCACCAATGCGGCCGCATCATCGTTGGTGAATTGGGCATTGAACGAATAGCCGAGCGCTTCAAAGAAAGCTTTCGACTTGGCGAGGTCATTGACCTGCATGTTGACGAATATCTGGGTTGGCATGTTGTTGGTTGTTTGAATGGTTTCTCTTCGTTTGGCCCGAACCACCTACTGTTTCGCCGCGCAAGTGAACACCCACATCACACCGAAGCGATCGATGCAACTTCCGTAGTAATCGCCCCACGGCATTTCCTGCAACGGCATGTCCACCTCGCCTCCATCGGACAATTCCTTGCAAAGCCTGTCGGTCTCTGTCCGGGTGTCCGGCTACAAGAGGATCTGGACATTATTGCCAATATTCAGTTTGATGCCTAATCGTTCCTCCAGCACATCGGTGCCTACCAGCTTGTGTCCGCCAAGGATCGGCAACGCAATGTGCATGATGAGATCCTGCTCGGCCTTCGACATTCGGGGTTGTCCTTCCATCGCGGGCATGGCGGAAAAGCGCACGGGTTCGCCCGTGAAATCCGAGCGAAAAACTTCGCTGTAGAAGGCAAATGCGTCCTCGGTCTTACCGACGAAGTAGAGTTGGGTACTGGTGCTTGCCATCGGCGTTTTGGTTGTTTGGTTGGTTGTTCGTTGGCTTCTATAAATGTCCGTCTTCAGTCGTTGAATGCGCGTTGCATTTCTGCGATGTCCAGCTTTTTCATCTGCATCATGGACGCCATGGCACGGTTCACCTTGACCTGGTCCTTGCAATTCACAACGAAGGATACCGCCTCATTGAAGGTGAACTGGGGGCCACCGTTCAGACCTTGAAAGAGTTGTCCGTCCAACTCGAATTCGAGAAAGAGCAGCGAACCGAGCACCTGCCCATTCTCCTTCGCCACATCCTCGGTGACGAGCAGTTTCCTGCCGATGCGTGAGTTCGGAAAAATGGAAACGTAGTAGTTGGCCGCCTCTTCGGCGTTGCCGTTGAACCAGAGGTTCGGGCTGATCTTTTGGATGGTGCTCATGGTGAAGGGTGATTTGAATTCGAGGTGATGCTCTTGTTGGTAGTTCTTGTTGGTGGGCTGGTTCAGTGTATCGTCTCTCCCCGCTCAAGCATCCCGACAAAGAGTGCGAGCCGTTTGGCTCGTGTCTCTTCCTTCTTCGCCGTGTGCAGGCGGTGCAGTATCGCGTAGCGGTTGCTTCCAGACAAGGTCTTGAAGAAGGCGGCTGCTTTCTTGTTCTTCTTAAGAGCTGATCCCAGATCTGGCGGAACAGTGATCGTTCGTGCGGGTGCGTAAGCTTTGTCCCATTCACCGTTCGCTTTGGCCTGCTCCACCGCTGCCAGCCCGGCCGGGCGCATCAACTTGGCTTTGATCAGGGCTTGCACTTTTTTCTTGTTGATCTCGCTCCAAATGCTGCGTGTTTTCCTCGGAAGGAACTTTTGCAAGAACCATTCTTCGTCGAAACTCCGCTTGATGGCATCGATCCAACCATAGCACAAAGCCACCTCCAAGGCCTCGGGATACGTGACCGACCGTATACCACTATCCTTCTTAGCTATCTTGATGTAGATGCCCGGCGAGGATCCGCCATGCTTCGCAAGCCAAGTATCCCAGGCTTGCGCGGTCTCGAACGGCAGGATCGGGCGGTCGTCGGGGATCGGTGGTGCTTGCTTCTTCATTGCAGGTCTGAATTCGATCGGGTCACTTCTTCTTGTCCTGTT
The nucleotide sequence above comes from Flavobacteriales bacterium. Encoded proteins:
- a CDS encoding YdeI/OmpD-associated family protein — protein: MKKQAPPIPDDRPILPFETAQAWDTWLAKHGGSSPGIYIKIAKKDSGIRSVTYPEALEVALCYGWIDAIKRSFDEEWFLQKFLPRKTRSIWSEINKKKVQALIKAKLMRPAGLAAVEQAKANGEWDKAYAPARTITVPPDLGSALKKNKKAAAFFKTLSGSNRYAILHRLHTAKKEETRAKRLALFVGMLERGETIH
- a CDS encoding VOC family protein, with amino-acid sequence MSTIQKISPNLWFNGNAEEAANYYVSIFPNSRIGRKLLVTEDVAKENGQVLGSLLFLEFELDGQLFQGLNGGPQFTFNEAVSFVVNCKDQVKVNRAMASMMQMKKLDIAEMQRAFND
- a CDS encoding VOC family protein, with the protein product MPTQIFVNMQVNDLAKSKAFFEALGYSFNAQFTNDDAAALVISDTIYAMLHTPKSMTRFLPKGKSAADATKHTEVLLALSFESKDAVNEIYDKAIAAGATECRPIEDHGFMYGRSFNDLDGHIWEVFWMDPTAVNS
- a CDS encoding SRPBCC domain-containing protein, with amino-acid sequence MRTMNDQEQRTLTIQRTFDAPVELVFAAWTKPKHLVRWFGPNDFTLPTCEQDFRVNGKYNFCMRAPDGTDHWVRGEYREIREFDRLVFTWTRDDGQPAPWVDNMVTLEFEEVKGMTRMTMRHALFSTEHDRNDHQGGWGECFDRLATFLNSVRG